The following proteins come from a genomic window of Proteiniphilum propionicum:
- a CDS encoding acyl carrier protein has product MKEKIKEIATEVFEVQVHDDTNQNNCENWDSLRHLNFIIELETAFDVSFEPEEIASMTSLSIVESMIQEKRQ; this is encoded by the coding sequence ATGAAAGAAAAAATAAAAGAAATAGCTACCGAGGTGTTTGAAGTACAAGTACACGATGATACCAATCAAAACAATTGTGAAAACTGGGATTCATTAAGACATCTGAATTTTATAATCGAATTAGAGACAGCATTTGATGTTTCTTTTGAACCGGAAGAAATTGCTTCTATGACAAGTTTATCTATTGTAGAATCGATGATTCAGGAAAAACGGCAATAA